The segment CAGAGAATATTTCCATGAAATCAAGTAAACCAAGTATTGATGTAAAAACAGTTTTCACCATGTCAAAGAGAACCAAAGCTCTCATTGAAtattcttttctttaaaaaaactTAGGAGTAATTTGTTAGAGGATAAGCATGTGCTTATCATGTAGAGGCAATCCACATCCCCACTCAAGTTACCAAGTGACTAGTGCATGGCTAATGAAGTGCAGCCCACTGGTCTGCACATTATATATCAATGAGGTCCACGATGGAGCTGCTTAAATATAAGAGGCTGATCTAAAGCGAGACCCTAGGGCCTAAAAAGTATCAGCTTCGATGTGTCCCTTCTCTGTCCTACTTTCATTAGCGTCTCCTACCACGAGTTAAATTTGTGATATCACATGGAATACTTCTAGATAAGCATACATGCTTCGCCTATTTTCTTCTATGTATATCCACTTCCTGTGTACCTTTTTTTATCTTCCTTCCTTCACAACCGTCCTCCACCTTTTCTTCTCCTCTCCAGTCCATTTTCCTATTCAAatcttttcccttttcttttataggtcatagtttttttttcttgatcaccATCCTCAGGTCTAGACTAGGCCTGAGACCACCCAAACTTTCCCCCTTTCCCTTTGCTTCTCTCGATGCACCAATATGAGACTTGGTAGAGATGCCCAACTCATGCATGATGTAGGATCAGATTGGAACTCTTAGATTTTAGTGAAGGGATTTTAGTTTCATGATCGAATCATACTATAAAGATAGTATTTCAAGGGAAATTTAGTAATGGAAGTCTAGAGCTAGGCCTATGGATTTGGATGGCTATAAGTTTTAAATTAagactttttctttttaaattgatGGAATGGTTTCAGTTAAGTGTTGATAATGTTTTGTGAAAGGCTGAGCAAAATCTCAACTTCACTAGAGTTTTCTTGGAGACATGTAATCTGCTTAGAGTTGAAATAAGGATAAGGAGGATGGAAGGAGATAAGTAAAGGTTCTCCAATCTTGTTTCAATAGTTTTAAGACCTAAAGATAAAGGAGCAAAGGTGTCCACAACCTATCCTGCAAGTTTTGGCTAAAGATCACCTTGTGGAGCCATCACTGCAGATAAACCCAAAAAATCATTACCAACAATTTGGAGAGACACCTTGCAACATGAAGTCATAATAGAAAGAAATTGGAACCCCAAATTCTTCCTAGATTAGGATAGTCAGCGAGTTAACTGATAAAGAAGTCCTACTTTACTTGGAACTCGACAAGGAAAAACACAGAAAATGAAAGTACGAGCTGCCGTCGGTCATGCAAAGAAATCAAAGTAGGATACTGAAACAGAAAAGGAACAATAAATAGCTAGCCAAAGCTCACCGGACCTCTCATTTGCAAAGGATCTTTGCTTGATCTATCCTTCATGACATAAAGTCCTAGAAGTGGCATCATAGTCTCCAAACTTGGCCAACCTCAAAGGAAAAGAAAGctacctctttcttccttctctcccttctttttcttcttcctcccctttctCTATTCTTGCTCTAATAAAATTCTCTGCTCCCTTATTTTACACACTTCTAGTCCTTTCCTCACTTTTCCCTTGGACTTGAACCACTATGCGGTATGCACCTTTCACCTTATTTATATTCCAATTTCCAGGGCTATGGTGACATTTGCGGGGATCAATGTTATCTGCTGGCTTTCTCCCTTAAAACTGCTCTAATCATTTTATTTAGTCAATGCCCTCAGCTGTCCTTCATGATCAGTTAATTGCTTAATTGATGTGATGCAATTTCAATGGAAAATTAAGATTAATTGTGATAAATGTGATGGAATTGTTTCATATTTTTAGTAATATGATCTAGGCTTCAACTAACAGCCTTTTTCACACTTAATATGTCATAAAACAAATTCAGAACTTAAAATTAAGAACTGAAGTTCCGATTAATTTTGGAGCAGAAATGAATCCGGatctgaatttcagatctgaTGTGCCTGCAGCATTCAGCATAAAATGATATGAAATAAAGTACAGATGAGAGGACTAGCATAATGAGAGGAAGGGCATGTTTGGAGTTGCTTCTGCTTTTTAAAAAGTCATTCTcaagaattttcttttttctttttttttttaagttcttgAACAGAAATTACTTTGTATATTTGGCATGCAATACTCACAAAAGGAGAAGCAAGAAGTTAGATCTTTCTGGCTTCTCCTAAAAggacactttttttttttcacttgtgCTTTCCTGGGAAACACTTCCCAAATAATGTTaccaggaaaaaaaagaaagaatgggTAACAAAGGAACTAAGAAACACCAAACCAGACAGCGACAAAGAAGAaccaggaagaaaaagaggggccAGCAGCTTTTATATCTCAGCATCTAAATTAATGACCCAATAGGAATGCTCCAAAATTAACATTAACAAGGACTCTCCCAATTTGGTGAATTTTTAAATAACTCTCTTTTTGTCCATTCTTAGAGAAAGCCCCTCTCTTCTGCCTACCATCAAACCAACCCTCACTTATGGTAGGCAGTTATTTTTGTAACCCATCCCGCAGCAGCAATGGCAATGGTTACCAAAAGGACCCAAAACCTAGTTAGTCAGCAACATAATGAACGAAATAGCCCACATTCCTCCCAATTTTGGTACAGACACACAAAATTTCTTTTTAATCTGGCCATGGCAATGGATCCAACAATCCTCTTTCCTTCTGTTTTATTCTTTCCAATGATACCTGTCCCTTTCCATGTGTTCTGGTATCTCTAATGGGAATGGATCTAGCCATGACACTTCAATAAATGCAGCCTTGCCAAGTAGAGTTGTCACTCCAAATTCATTCCAGCTAGCAGGAACATTGATACAGTTTGAAACTTTGAATGGAGCAGTCAACCGAGGTCTCAGACTATTTCGTAGCCTCTCTAGAAACTCTGGAATTAATTTATGCAGCAGAAATCCATCATCATGACAGATGACATGTACTTCTTAGAAAAAGCTTCATATAATCACTGTACTTGCAGCTTTTCCTTTCAAGAGATGCAATGGAGTGGCTGTACTTGTAACAGAGATAAACTAaaggataagaagaagaagaaacaaaatatgtTGGCTTCTGACTAGAAGTTGTACATTTACATGATGGTAGTATGTTTATTGTTTATCATCTTGTTTCAAACATGCATTGCAAGTGCTTGATTTCTAGTATAATGAAAACAAATCCTAAAAGAATTTAGAGCTCTAGACCAAGCAAAATGGTCAACTCATCTCCTTTAATATATCCATTCTTTGACCAGCAAGGGTCAGCCATGAGGCCTTCTAAAGCGTGTCATTTGCTCTCCTTTGTACCACACCATTATGTCATCTGATCAAATTCTCATAACAAATGTTTGGATTGTTAGAGGGGAACAAAAGACCTGATAATTGTGTAGCCTCGACATTTTTTGCTAGAGTTCTGGTAGCTACACAACCGCTTAGATCAAGTCTGCCGGTTAATTTGATGCTCTCGTGAAAAGTGGTGTTCAGCCCATATATCTTCATCATTTTTGGCATAAGTTCATCATCATATAGATGTAAACTCTTTAGAGCGTGGTAGTTGAAAAAGGtctttaaagataaaaataaagtaaCTTAGACCAACTACCCAAAAAAAATCCAGTTTTTTACAATGGATTTGCATAACCCTTGTGAATGTGCATATATATACTCATAGTTGGAGAGAAAACATGAGCCCTAAGCAACTTCATACAACTAGCAGCCCGATTAAAAAAAGAGCTCCACAATTCAGAAATGTAAGCAGCAAGTTGTACCAACAATGCTAATCGTTATGAATTATCCATCCAACAGTAATTCATATTCTGTTATGTGCATGGTAAACAGATAATAGCAATACTTTTAAAACCACGAGATGAGAAGAAAGATAACTTACTAGCCTCGCTTTCTTCATATCTCTGTTTAATTTTTTTAGCTATCTGATTTTGTTCTTCTTCGATTACTTTCATCTTTGCCTGCAGACAGATGATTTAAATTCAATACAAAATCCTTTCTTCAATATACGGTTCATTGTCATCAAAACACAGTATGACCATGGATAAACAAATCATGGAAGCAGCGTTAGTTAAAACTAAAGCGTGCCAAAGTTCAAGGAAAAGGAAACACCTCATAGAGACGTCTCCACTTAAATACTACTTTCTTCTGCTTCATCCTCCTGATAACGTTATTTGTATTATCCACACCAAATTGTTTCTCGTAGAATCTCTTCCACAAGTTGTTGGTCACCGGACTGAGGTCCCTTCCCTGAAACCATATTGAGAAGGCAAACAAAGTGCGATCAATGTCTACAACCAACCTTCAAGTAAATGCAGTCTAGCTAAATACCCATTGACACAGTAAGAATCATGAAGCTGGAAAAAAACCTAACACTGTCGTAATGACTTACTATTGTAGCATCTTCGATGCGAGTCAATTGATCGATAGTACAGTGAggtaaaatatcctccaacagaTGCAAATCCACAGCTTCAACGTTGCCGATGTATCTAACATTATCGATTGCCAACTGTTTGCAGAGCTCCAGCAAGGAAGGAGCTTCCCTCTGTAACTCCATCTACCGCTAAAGCTtagattttttgtttttttaacgaTCGCTAATGGAAACCTCGAGATTTAAACCAAGGGAAGTCGCCCAGAATTTTTATAAGGTATTCATCAGATACAAAGCTCAGGAAAATTAaaaatctgtaagaaaaacaatAAGTTGGTCCAATTTAGATGCAAGAACAGAAAACAAATATCAAATCCAAGAAAGGCATATCTATTTTTCTATAATCAAATTGGGAACGAGCAAAGCATAAAGGATGACCGAGAACATCGAATAAAATCACTTATAAATCCCGTGATATAATAACCaacttatataaattaaaaaaataaatcgaaTCAAAAATAGATTCCATCTGAACTTGGAATCAATCCATACAAGTGTCGATAAATTTATGGAAAccgaagaaatatgaaaagaggaGCGCGATCGGATCAAGAAACTCCCACATGAATGCGCAGAACTGGGATTGAACACGAAAAGTTAGAAGGTAATTCGTTCCGATGACTGGAGGAAGAATAattcaatcaaataaaaaaatcgatgAAAAAAATTACCGTGCTCTGCTTCTCTAAAGGCGGCGTCGATCGCCCGGAGAAGCAATAGaggagaaaaatccaagaagcGTTTATTCCTTTTCTTCGAAAGAATTATTCTGTTTTATTTTTAATCCGATCACAATTGAAGAGGCGTGCAAATTCCCGAGAACTTCACCCCCTTTCTCTCTCCAACGTAGATATGGTCACCTGCGTGAAACGTAGCTACCTCTCACCGGCATCAATTGGGTTTCTTGCGAGGTAGTGATATGGATTTTGGCGGACCTTCCGAGGGTAGGTTAGATGACACGCAATGCGTGTAACGCGAGGATTAATGATTATCGGAAAAGCGAATGGTTTATCAATGGAACTCGACGTAGCAGAACTGAAAAAATCACGTGCACCTGGAAACCGTCTGATCAGAATCGGGCGGTGCCCAGGGCATTAATTGGATTCGATGCGGGCAAAATGAAGCAATCAACAAGAAAATCTAGTGACTCATTTATATAGCTAGAATCTTCCTTCCATGATAATGTTAGATGGCCAGGATATTTTAGTTATATTAAGAGTTCTAATGGGCAATAGTAATAGAAGTACTTTcgaaaaagatatatttttatttattatcaaGCATCGAGTATGAAATATTTAATcaacaaaattaaatataaaaatgacaGTCAGGCCAGAGTGTAttctttaataatttattccaGTTTGGAAGATAACAATAAAGGTATCATCAATCATTTTCCAAAGAAATGATGCAAGAGCTAACTAGGTTCAACAAGCATAAAGGTAAAATCGTATCCAGTTGCGGGTGAATTGGTCATAGCTGCTTGTCCACGACTTGTACAATGGTGCAAGATTATGTTATATTTGATCGCAAGCTCATAAATTTAAATGTACAAATAGCTGCTTATACATCCAATGTTGGCAAAAGATGGCCCTTCACATGTAGTCGAATCCAGATGGAAAGACACCATCCAGATTCCAGCTCTTCTAGATTGGATGAAGGAAACTTTTCACCAATGGATTATCACAACCTCGGCATTTGAATCTCTTGCTGCCCTATCAAGCAAGGGAAATCAGGTGGCCAACCAACTCACCAACAAGGATCAGAATTGTAATTGAACATTTATTTGATTCATGATTAAAATCAGTGGAATTGAAATCGAATGATCATACTTCTTAATATATTTAATTCATgatcgaaatcaaatttgaatctaaaaaaaaatagaaattaaattttgaaagattggaaCATTCTTACTCTCTTTGCagttagaataaaattttttccgatcaaataactaaaataaaatcactctt is part of the Elaeis guineensis isolate ETL-2024a chromosome 15, EG11, whole genome shotgun sequence genome and harbors:
- the LOC105058328 gene encoding uncharacterized protein codes for the protein MELQREAPSLLELCKQLAIDNVRYIGNVEAVDLHLLEDILPHCTIDQLTRIEDATIGRDLSPVTNNLWKRFYEKQFGVDNTNNVIRRMKQKKVVFKWRRLYEAKMKVIEEEQNQIAKKIKQRYEESEAKRQSRQVRLCNKVPPSSSKRSFCGGSGSSNSFSNLKGNLMKKAKMEYLNSHEAKIHATMRKNALGRKSFPTQSNPRSSKPNFPGNSLSNSKLAKPVARNNSN